The nucleotide sequence TTTATGAGTCATCATCTTCATACTCGACCCAAGAATTAGTAGTTTCAGAAACCCTAACTTTTAATTTGACTCCTTCAGGGACTCGTTTTTTGGTGACATCATAAATATATTTGGCAATCATTTCGGCGGTTGTTTCATATTCCGGGGGTAAAATTTCGTTTAATACCCCATGATCTAATCCTCCTTTAGTAACATCTTTTTTTGCCCATCGTAAACTTCTAAAATCTGCCACCATCACCGGATGAGGACAATGTTCCGAAGGATGCAATTGGTTAGATGTTGCTTCCACTTGCACACGATAACTATGACCGTGCATCCGTCCACAAGGCCCATCATAATCTTTAATATAATGGGCACTATCAAAGGTAAATTCTGTGGTTAATTTCCATCTCGGCATAGGTACAGGTCTCAACTCAACATCTGATCTTATTTTGACGCCCCCTTGAACTTTCTATCTGTTAACCTAAACCCCATCGGGAGTTTTATTAACAAAACTTAATACTATCTTCTTGCAAAAGATTATAAACTAAGTTTAGCTTATTGATAAAGATACTCAATAAGTTGTTGTCTCGATCAATTCATCGACCTATGCAAACCTACGACAATCCAACGGTCAACTCTGACGGGTGGGCGGGTAATGCCCGGTTCATCAACCTCATCGGCTTATTTTCCTCACACCCTTTTTAGTTATGAACTGTCCTTGCTGGTCTGGAAAACTATTGCGACATATTGATCGAAATGGTTTGTACTGGTATTGCCCAGATTGTTGCCAAACAATGCCAGTTTCAGAAGCTGTTAATCGGCTCTTATTACAGCAGGAAAATTTGTCAAAACCCAATCCTCAA is from Planktothrix serta PCC 8927 and encodes:
- a CDS encoding 6-pyruvoyl trahydropterin synthase family protein, yielding MPRWKLTTEFTFDSAHYIKDYDGPCGRMHGHSYRVQVEATSNQLHPSEHCPHPVMVADFRSLRWAKKDVTKGGLDHGVLNEILPPEYETTAEMIAKYIYDVTKKRVPEGVKLKVRVSETTNSWVEYEDDDS